The following coding sequences are from one Poecile atricapillus isolate bPoeAtr1 chromosome 28, bPoeAtr1.hap1, whole genome shotgun sequence window:
- the MARCHF2 gene encoding E3 ubiquitin-protein ligase MARCHF2 isoform X2, whose product MSRTNITRDRRARGLPGAGPRTEGPRAAMTTGDCCHLPGSLCDCPGSAALSKSVEDSDIGRPQYITQVTAKDGRLLSTVIKALGAQSDGPICRICHEGGNGEGLLSPCDCTGTLGTVHKSCLEKWLSSSNTSYCELCHTEFVVERRPRPLTEARRLKRGWIPGDGVWWVQLPAVCAVAAALQCAGALHSTFSLSARVLCAWHTTAGGLLLEQNGSPGWEDHLVLFYYFHCAINPLILAWSLRKVTWSSVSHFPWELLQPL is encoded by the exons GTCTCCCAGGTGCCGGGCCCAGGACagaggggcccagagctgccatgACGACAGGCGActgctgccacctccctggCTCCCTCTGCGACTGTCCGGGAAGTGCTGCCCTCTCCAAGTCGGTGGAGGACTCGGACATCGGCCGCCCGCAGTACATCACACAGGTCACCGCCAAGGACGGGCGGCTCCTCTCCACAGTGATCAAGGCGCTGGGCGCCCAGAG TGATGGTCCCATCTGTCGAATCTGTCATGAAGGTGGAAATGGGGAGGGACTGCTTTCCCCATGTGACTGCACAGGAACACTGGGCACCGTGCACAagagctgcctggaaaaatgGTTATCCTCCTCCAACACAAGTTACTGTGAGCTCTGCCACACAGAATTTGTTGTAGAAAGAAGACCAAGACCCTTGACAGAG GCCAGAAGATTGAAAAGAGGCTGGATCCCAGGTGATGGAGTGTGGTGGGTGCAGTTAccagcagtgtgtgctgtggctgcagcactcCAGTGTGCTggggccctgcacagcaccttCAGCTTGTCAGCCCGTGTGCTCTGTGCCTGGCACACCACGGCTGGAGGGCTCCTGCTAGAGCAAAATGGCTCACCTGGCTGGGAAGACcacctggttttgttttattactTCCACTGTGCTATAAACCCTCTGATCCTTGCCTGGAGTCTGAGGAAAGTGACCTGGAGTTcagtttctcattttccttgggAGCTACTTCAGCCACTCTGA